The DNA region ACGCAGCTCATCGCTGAACGGCGCTCGGTCTACAACCAGGTGGCCGAATTGACCTCGAAATTGAAGCATAATTCGGCCTAAATTTATCCACATCCACAGGAGGCTTGTGAATAACTCTTGATAAGTCATCCAATCTGTGGATAAGTTCTGGGCCGCTGTGGAGATCCTGTCATTCACAAGATCGGCATGATCAAGCCATTCCCAGCCCGTCCACCGCTTCTCCGCAAATGACAAAGATGTAGTTCCTTGTCCCAGAGCGGGCTGTCGGGAGTTATCCACAATATCCACAGGACTTATGACTATTACAGAATTACAACTTATAGAGGCGAAACCCAATACCCAGGTGAAAACCGAAAATCGAGCGAGCTTCTGTGACACGCTTCGTAAGAGTTACAAAACTATGCAAAGATGTTGTTCGATAGTTTGTCATTCTGAGGAGGAGTAACGAGTGCGATTTACCGTCGACAGGGACGTGTTTAACGAAGCTGTTTCGTTTACTGCCAAGCTTCTCCCGCAGCGACCTACCCAGCCAATTTTGAGCGGGGTACTTCTTGTCGCTGAAGGAGAAAGCGTTGAGCTCGGTACGTTCGACTACGAGACCTCATCAAAAACTTCAGTGAAGGCTGACATTCTCGAGCCGGGCCGTGCGCTTGTCTCGGGTCGCCTGCTTGCTGAAATTGCGAGCAAACTTCCTCACTCAGACGTGACGGTTACCCGTGAAGACGATCGCATCCTCATTCGCTGCGGATCAGCCTCGTTCAGCCTCCCATCGATGCCCGTCGAAGAGTACCCACAGATCCCTGAAATTGCCGAGGCAAGTGGTTCGGTAGACGCTTCGACATTTGCTGAAGCGATCGCTCAGGTCTCTCTTGCTGCTTCGAAGGAAGACGTTACCCCGGTGATCACGGGTGTACAGTTCGAAATCGAAGAGGGAACGCTGACGCTTACCGCCACCGACCGCTATCGTGTGGCCACGCGTGGTATCGACTGGAGCTCAGCCGGCGAAACCAGTGCAATCAATGCGCTTGTTCCAGCGAAAATTGTGACGGAGGTCGGTAAAACGTTCGGAAATGACTCAACCGTTCACATCACGATCGTCAAGGAACAAGACCGAGAGCTCATCGCATTCCGCGGTGGCTCAAAAACGGTCACCTCAGTGCTCATCAAGGGCAATTACCCTCCGGTTCAGCGCCTTTTCCCTGAGGTCGTTGACAACTATGCTGTCGTGAGCACGAACGAAATTATCGAGGCAGTGGGCCGTGTTGGTCTCGTTCTTGAACGCGAAGCGGCCCTCCGCTTCAGCTTCAGCGAGGGAAGCGTGCAGCTCGAGGGCGCAGGATCTGAATCTGCACGTGCAAACGAGACAGCCGATGCTCACCTCGTCGGTGACGAAATGGTCGTCTCACTGAAGCCACAATTCTTGCTCGATGGTTTGCGCTCAGCTCATGCCGAGTACGCGCGCATCGGCTTCACGAGAACCGATAACCCTGCAAAGCCCGGGCCAGTACTCATCTCAGGGCAGCACAGCCGAGACGAGCAGACTTCAGCAAGCTTTAAGTACCTTCTGCAGCCAAACCTGCTCTTGCGATAGGGGCAACCCTGAGTGCAGATTCGTCATCTCAGTCTTGCAAACTATCGAAACTATGCTCACGCTGAGCTAGTGTTTGCCCCAGGCATGAATATGCTGGTTGGGCGCAATGGTCAGGGCAAAACGAACGTTGCAGAAGCGCTCATGTATCTCGCGACGCTTCGATCACACCGTATTTCGCAGGATGCTGCACTCATTAAAGCGGGGGAAGACTCCGCTATTATCCGATGCAGGCTCGCCCAGGGCGAACGTGAGGCTCTTCTTGAGCTGCAGCTTAACCGCGGTAGCTCAAATAAAGCGCTCATTAACCGCCACAGCGTGAAAACTCGTGAACTCACGCAGCTTATCTCGGCTGTCCTGTTCGCCCCAGAAGATCTCATGATCGTTCGTGGAGAACCGGCCACTCGCCGATCGTTTCTTGACGATGCGCTTATCTCGCGTCACCCAGTGGCTGCTGGCGCCATTGCCGATTATGAGAAAATCCTCCGGCAGAGAAACACGATGCTCAGAGATTTCAAGCACACGGGCAGAAGCGCAAACTCGATCGAGACCCTCCTTGACGTCTGGGATGAGCAGCTTGTCGAAATGGGTTCGCAGATCATGCTGCACCGGCGAATGCTTATCGAAGATTTACGAGATCCGCTGATCCAGGGCTATTTTTCGCTCGTTGACCAGGATCACCAGCCAACTATCGCGCTCATGGAAAGCGTTCAGGAGACACTGGGTGTTTCACGTGAAACAGGAGATGCGGCAACCGTAAGCGCGAGCGTTTCACGTGAAACAATAGCCGAAGAGTTTCGCGATGCATTGCGCCTCGTCAGGGGGAGGGAGCTCGAGCGCGGGCAGACACTCGTTGGTCCACATCGCGATGACGCGGTCCTTCAGCTGAAGTCGCTACCTGTAAAAGGATATGCGAGCCACGGAGAAACCTGGTCCTATGTCCTCTCACTGAAGCTTGCCCTTGCGAGCGTTCTCAGCACTGACACCGTAGAGGGTGATCCAGTCTTGATTCTCGACGACGTTTTTGCCGAGCTTGATCTTGGTCGTCGTGAAAGGCTGTACGCTGCTGTCTCTGGTTATGAGCAGGTGATCGTAACAACTGCGGTCGAAGGTGACGTTCCGCAGGGGCATGAGTGGCACACGATCCGCATCGAAGCCGGGGAAGTGGTTGCCATTGAACCGGTTGCTGCCCACGAAAGACCTGATCAGGCTGGTGATACTGATGAGTGAGCGCATCTCGTTTGCGAGCGAAGCCTATATTCATGCGAAGTCACTTTGGAGCGGTAAGCGCTATAGCGCGATGGCTGCGAGGCGTCGAAAGGTCGACGGGACGTCTATTCCTTACGCTAAGGGCAGGGACCCAAAGAGCATCGCAGCGGTTCTCGAGACCATGACCAAAGACATGGGGTGGGGAGAGCAGCTCAGTCAAACGACGCTCATCGTTGAATGGCCTACCCTCGTCGGCAAGGATATCGCCGAGCACACAGAAGTCGTTGGCATCACCGGCAAAAAGCTCGAGATTCAATGTGACTCGACCGCGTGGGCGACGCAGCTTCGACGAATGCGCCACCAAATCGTCACGAAGCTTTTGGAGCAGTATCCCGAAGCCGGGATAGAAGACATTCTCTTCCGTGGCCCGCACACGCCTTCGTGGCGTCACGGGCCACGAAGTGTGCCTGGAAGAGGCCCGCGAGACACCTACGGTTAACCTTGCTCTTGACCAGGGGGTGTCCCTGCTGAAAATAAGCGCTAAAACGGCCCTGTAATACGCCTAAAATCGCCCAAAATTGGTAAGATGGACATCTAGGCTACAAATAAGCCGCATCGGCGCTAAGAAATGCTGGGAGAAAAAACACAAGATGGCTACTGAAGACGGTACTGGAAATAACTTATCAGAGTACGGTGCCGACGCGATTCAGGTGCTTGAGGGTCTTGAAGCGGTTCGCAAACGCCCCGGCATGTACATTGGTTCGACAGGGCCACGAGGGCTGCACCACCTGGTCTACGAGATCGTCGATAACTCGGTTGATGAGTCACTTGCGGGGTACTGCGACCTTATCGACGTAACGATTCTCGAAGATGGCGCTGTGCGCGTTCGAGATAATGGCCGTGGTATTCCCGTTGATATGCACCCGACTGAGGGGCGGTCAACGGTCGAGGTCGTGCTGACTGTTCTGCACGCCGGCGGCAAGTTCGGTGGCGGCGGCTACGCGGTCTCGGGTGGTTTGCACGGCGTGGGCTCGTCAGTGGTCAATGCTCTTTCGACGAGGTTCGATGTTGAGGTGAAGCGCCAAGGTTTCACGTGGAACATGTCGTTTGCCGGGGGAGTGCCAAATGCTCCGCTCGCGCAGGGTGAGCCTACCGATGAGACCGGCACAACGATTACCTTCTGGCCAAGCGCTGATATTTTTGAGACCGTCGAGTTCGATTACGAGACATTGCGTACTCGTTTTCAGCAGATGGCGTTCTTGAACAAGGGGCTCCGTATTAGGCTGCGTGACGAGCGGCCGCAGGAACTCGTGATCAATGATGATGGCGAAGAGGTCATGGCCGATGCGCCCCACAACGAGTTCATGTACGAGAACGGTATTCAGGACTACGTTCAGCACATCAACAAGTCAAAGCGTGCCGAGATTGTTCACGAAGAAATTATTTCGTTCGAGCAGGAGAAGGAAGACAAGTCGATTTCGCTCGAGGTAGCGATGCAGTGGACGAGTGCTTTCTCAGAGAGCGTGCACACGTACGCGAATACGATTAACACCCACGAGGGTGGAACGCACGAAGAGGGCTTCCGTGCGGCCTTGACGACGCTCATCAACCGGTACGCGCGCGACAAGAACCTGCTGCGCGAAAAGGACGAAAACCTTTCAGGCGATGATGTTCGTGAGGGCCTCACAGCAGTTGTCTCAATCAAACTTGCTGAGCCACAGTTCGAGGGCCAGACCAAAACGAAGCTCGGCAACACCGAGGCTAAGGCGTTCGTTCAAAAGCTTGTCGGTGATCAGCTCGGAGACTGGTTTGAGCGCAACCCCGCGGCAGCGAAAGACATCACTCGCAAGGCGATTCAGGCCGCTACGGCTCGACTCGCTGCCCGAAAGGCGCGCGAAACCGCACGCAGAAAGGGGCTGCTCGAGTCGGGTGGCATGCCCGGAAAGCTGAAGGACTGCTCGTCGAAGGACCCATCAGTCTCAGAAATTTTCATCGTTGAGGGTGACTCGGCAGGTGGATCAGCGGTGCAGGGAAGGAACCCTGACACCCAGGCCATTTTGCCGTTGCGCGGAAAGATTCTGAACGTCGAAAAGGCGCGTCTTGACCGTGCACTGAACAACGCCGAGGTTCAAGCAATGATCACGGCATTCGGTGCCGGCATTGGCGAAGAATTTGATCCTGAGAAGGCTCGCTATCACAAGATCGTGCTCATGGCCGATGCTGACGTTGACGGTCAGCACATTACAACGCTGCTCCTCACGTTGCTGTTCAGATACATGAAGCCGCTCATTGAGCTCGGGTATGTGTATCTCGCGCAGCCGCCCCTGTACCGCCTGAAGTGGTCGAATGCTGAGCATGAATATGTCTACAGCGACGAAGAGCGAGACCAGCAGCTCGCTGCAGGTCAGGCAGCCGGCCGCAGAATTCCTAAAGACAACGGAATTCAGCGTTATAAGGGCCTCGGCGAGATGAACTACGAAGAGCTCTGGGAAACCACGATGAACCCCGAAACCCGCAGCCTTCTGCAGGTGACGATGGAAGACGCCGTGGCATCCGACGAAATTTTTGCAACCCTCATGGGTGAAGACGTTGAAGCGCGTCGCACCTTTATCCAACAGAATGCGAAGGACGTGCGTTTCCTTGACATCTAACGAGACTCCAGAAACCGAACCGCAGCAGACTGGGGGAAACATCTCGCAGATCGACCTTCAGGTTGAGATGCAGCGTTCGTACCTTGACTACGCCATGAGCGTGATCGTTGGACGTGCGCTTCCTGATGTTCGTGACGGCCTGAAGCCAGTACACCGTCGTGTGATTTACACGATGTTTGATGGCGGTTACCGCCCTGACCGGGCCTTTTCAAAGTGCGCCCGTGTGGTCGGCGACGTCATGGGCCACTACCACCCGCACGGTGACAGCGCGATTTACGATGCGCTCGTTCGCCTCGTTCAGCCCTGGAGCATGCGTTACCCCCTGGCTCTTGGCCAGGGTAACTTCGGTTCGCCGGGTAACGACGGAGCGGCAGCCCCGAGGTACACCGAGACGAAGATGTCACCGCTCTCGCTCGAGATGGTGCGTGACATCGACGAAGACACCGTCGATTTCCAAGATAACTACGATGGGCGTGCCCAGGAGCCCACCGTGCTCACGAGCCGCTTCCCGAACCTGCTGGTCAACGGGTCAGTGGGCATCGCGGTTGGCATGGCCACAAACATCCCTCCGCACAACCTTCGTGAGGTTGCCGACGGCGCGAAATGGCATCTTGAGAACCCTGATGCGACGAAAGAGGAGCTGCAACAGGCCCTCATGCAGCGCATTAAGGGCCCCGATTTCCCGACCGGCGCCCAGATTCTCGGCACCCGAGGCATTCAGGAAGCCCAGAAGACGGGACGCGGATCAATTACGATGCGCGCGGTCGTCAACATCGAAGAGCTGCAGGGTCGCACCTGCCTCGTCGTTACCGAGCTTCCGTACCAGGTAAACCCCGATAACCTCGCGGTGAAGATCGCTGACCTCGTGAAAGAGGGAAGGGTTCAGGGCATCGCTGATATTCGCGATGAGACGAGCGGCCGTACCGGTCAGCGCCTCATCATTGTTCTCAAGCGCGATGCGGTTGCGAAGGTTGTTCTCAACAACCTGTATAAGCACACGCAGCTTCAGGAGAACTTTGGTGCGAACATGCTCGCGATCGTTGATGGTGTGCCACGCACGCTCTCGGTCGACGGGTTCATCACCTACTGGGTGAAGCACCAGGTTGAAGTTATTGTGCGCCGCACGCAGTTCCGCCTGAACAAGGCTGAGGCTGAAGCTCACATTCAGCGTGGTTACCTGAAAGCGCTCGACGCCCTCGACGAGGTCATCGCGCTTATTCGTCGTTCACCGACCGTCGATGAAGCCCGCGAGGGCCTCATGGGCCTGCTGCAGGTAGATCAACTCCAGGCAGACGCTATTCTTGGACTCCAGCTCCGTCGTTTGGCTGCCCTCGAGCGCCAGAAGATCATGGATCTCGCGAAGAAGCTTGAGCTTCAGATCGCCGAGTACCACGAGATTCTCGCCTCTGACGAGCGCCAGCGCAGCATCATCGTTGACGAGCTCGATGAGATCGTCGATCGCTACGGCGACGAGCGCCGCACCGAGATCATGTACGGCTACGACGGCGATATGTCGGTCGAAGACCTCATTCCCGAGGAAGACATGGTCGTTACGGTAACGCGTGGCGGGTACATCAAGCGCACGCGCATCGACAATTACCGTTCACAGCACCGTGGCGGCAAGGGCGTACGCGGGGCAACGCTGCGAGCCGACGATATTATCGAGCACTTCTTTGTCACGACGACGCACCACTGGTTGCTCTTCTTCACGAACACGGGACGTATGTACCGTGCGAAGACCTATGAAGCACCCGAGGGCGGTCGCGATGCAAAGGGACAGCACCTCGCAAACCTCTTGGCGCTCGGCCCCGACGAAACTATCACTCAGATCATCGACGTTCGTTCGTTCGATGAAGACGATGATCAGCTCGTGCTTGCAACCCGCAATGGGCTGGTGAAGAAGACCCCGCTCAATGAGTACGATACGAACCGTACGGGTGGCATCATCGCGATCAAGCTCCGTGACGAAGATGAACTCGTCTCGGCCATGGTGCTTCGTTCAGAAGACGACATTCTGCTCGTTTCAAAGCACGGCATGTCACTGCGTTTCACGGCAAACGACACCGCGCTACGGCCCATGGGGCGTTCGACGAGTGGCGTTCGCGGCATGAACTTCAGAGATGACGACGAGCTTCTGGCAGCCCGTGACATTCGCAACGATGAAGACTTCGTGCTCGTCGTCACCGAGGGCGGTTATGCCAAGCGCACCTCGGCGAGCGAATACCGCGTTCAGAACCGTGGTGGCTACGGCATCAAGGTCGCGAAACTCGATGAAACCCGCGGTGATATCGTCGGTGCGCTCATCGTTTCTGAAGATGCTGAGGTTCTCGCGGTGCTCGCGAGCGGTAAGGTGGTTCGAACCGACGTCGCTGAGGTTCCTGCGAAGGGGCGCAACACCATGGGTGTTGTTTTTGCGAGATTCCCAGACAGTGACCGTATTATTGGCGTCGCGCAAAATACCGAGCGTAATCTTGAAGAAGAAGGCGGGGAAGAAGCCCCGGCTGACGCAGCACAACCTGAGGATAGCAACGCATGACCAACACCGTAGCTGACAAGCTTGCGCAGAAGACTCGCAAGAAAGCCCCATCAAAACAGGTTCGTCTGAAGCTTGTATACGTCGACTTCTGGTCTGCCGTAAAGTTCAGTTTCTTGCTGTCACTGTGTCTGGCGGTCGTCAACGCTATTGCTACGGTGCTCATCTACGCTGTTCTCGCTCAGACCGGTGCCCTCGGCAAGATCGATGAGTTGTTCATGGACGTTGTCGGCGGAGACGAGACAAGCCTCATGAACTTCCTCGGCTACCCGCAGGTCATTGGCTTCGCGGTCACCGTCTCGGTGATCGGTCTCATCGTGGGCACGGTTCTCGGCGCAATTGCTGCGTTCGTGTACAACCTGCTCGTTCGAGTCTTCGGTGGTTTCCAGCTCGGATTCACCGGAAACTAAGCGCACACGCGCGGCCAAGGAAGTCGATTTGACCAAATCGACAGACATGCAGTAATGTTAAACCTTGGTTAAGGGGCTATAGCTCAGGTGGTTAGAGCGCTTCACTGATAATGAAGAGGTCCCAGGTTCAAGTCCTGGTAGCCCCACCAAATATCGCAAGGGCAGTCGAGAAATCGACTGCCCTTTGTCGTTGGTTCGTGAAACATTCTCCCGGCCGAGCGGGGCACCATCACCCGTGTTTTGCGGCGCACACAACGCGCCGGTGTTTGAGGCGAAGAATGTGGGCTCGTGGGCTGCGTTCTGCGGGGCGTTCAGGCCCGGGGGAGGGTGCGAGTATCACCAAGGCTCTGAACGGCGTGCAGAGCGCCGTATGGGCACAAGCGATGTCTTTGCGGCGGATCAAAGCCGGTGCCAACACAAAAATTCGCACAACACGCCTTCTCGTTTTGCGCGAGAGAAATCAGCCGGGTATAGTTGTTCGAGCAGGCACGGCAACCGAAGAAGAAACCGGGTCAAGCACGAAGTAGTTGCCAGGGTAAGAACGTTGTGATAAGATATACAAGGTTCAGGACAAATGGACTAATTACGGGCCCTTAGCTCAATTGGTAGAGCGTCTGTTTTGCAAGCAGAAGGTCGGGAGTTCGATTCTCCCAGGGTCCACCAAACACAAGAAAAGCCGTCCGATTCGTCGGGCGGCTTTTGTATTGTAAGGGACTCTTCACGCAAGTGAATGGTCAGGGGATGAGAAGAAAAGGTTTGGAGCTCATGGATCTTCCAGATGACGTTGTCGCTTTCGCGCACCAGCTCTTTGACGCGGCGCGCAGTGGCGATGCACCTTTTGTGCTCTCAGCGGTAAAGCAGGGCATCTCACCAGATCTCAGCGACGCGAGCGGTAATACGCTGCTCATGCTGGCCGCTTATCACGGGCACGCTCGCCTCGTGGCAGAGCTCGCATCTCAGGGCGCCAACATTAACCAGACGAATGATCGAGGCCAAACCCCTCTGGCCGGCGCGATCTTTAAACGTGACGAGGCCGTGATCAGCACGTTGCTTACGCTCGGTGCTGATCCCGACCTCGGCTCACCGTCAGCTCGCATGACGGCCAAAATGTTTGAGATTTCTCTCGACGCTTACCGCGCTTAACGGGGGCATGAGCAGCGGTCAGCCGCTGCGACACCCTCGAGCGCAGTTTCAATGTGCTCGCCGCAACCTTCCCAGGTTGCGAGGCCACAGTGAGAGCACGTTACTTTGACGCACATGAGGCGCCTCCCTTCGTTGTACCAACGGCTTTGATCTTACAAGCAGTGGTCGTGAGGCACTCTCAGTTCTACTCGTCAGGGTCTTCTGGGTCGAGTGGCTCGTGGTGGTCGAGCTCTGCAACCCCACGCTTCCAGTAGCCCTGTGCGTCGAGTTGGTCGAGGCGCACGCCGGCTTCGCGGCGTAGATAGCGGCGCAGGGTGTGATGGTGATTGCCTCGCCAGCGAGAAACGCGAACGTCGTGTCGGTGATCGTGAGCTTGCGCAGCTCGGCGAGAATACCTTCTGGGGCCTCATCGATGTCAAACCAGGTGATGTCGTCTTGATCGTCGAAGTATGCGCGCATGCGCTCGTCGACGGTGAAGAAGAACTTGTGCACCGTGACGGCATCGCTCACGGCCTCGAGCCAGCGGGACACCGCGGGAAAGGCGGTCTCGTCGGCGACAAGCACCATCTCGGTGATGCCTGCGGGTGCAAGTTTTGACCCACGTGGCCCAGCCTGCTGAATGAGCTGACCGGGGGCGGCTTCCTTCGCCCAGTCTGAGGCGGGGCCATCGGTTTCGTGCAGCACCATGTCGATGTCGAGCTCGTAGCCCTCGGCGGTTTCACGGAAGTTGAGCGGAGTGTAGTCGCGCATGATCGGCCGACCGTGGGCTTCGCCGAAAATGAGTTTGATGTGGTCTGCCGGCCCCGGTGCCTCAAAGCCTTCTAGTTCGGGGCTCGTCACGGTGATGCGGGCATAGTCTGGCGCAACCCGTGTCACGTTCGTGACTCGAAGGGTTCTGCGCTTGAGCTCGTGCATGACCCGTTCGCGTGTAAACTGCATAAATTCTCGTCTCCTTCGTCAAACTTAGGCTACCCTAACTTCTTGAGCGCCTGTCAAGCATGTGCCGGTAGACCCCTGATGTCTTGTCAAGAGGTCACAAACGAAAGAAACCTGGGGCACACCCCTGAAAGCAAGTAGGCTTAGACCCTATGGATATGAGAGTTGCGGCATACGCGGTTATTGAGAGGCAGGGACAGATCCTGCTGACTCACTGGCGCCGCGGCCGCATGAGTGGATGGACCTTGCCGGGCGGCGGCATAGAGTCTGGTGAGTCGCCAGAGGCCGCTGCGAAGCGTGAAGTGAAAGAAGAGACCGGGCTTGATGCCAAGATCGGCAAGCTTATTGGCGTCGATTCACGAGTGTTCAGCCGAGAGGACGTTCCCGAGGGCACCGACCCTGAATTACATACGATCAGGATCATCTATCGAGCCACCGTCAAAGATGGCCCGCTGGTCAACGAGGTTGACGGCTCAAGCGACGAGGCACGCTGGGTACCCCTCGCTGAAATTGCGGAGCTGCGAACGCTCTCGCTCGTGAACACGGCGCTGCGCATGGCGGGCCTACGCGGTTCATCGTCGAGGCGCTCTCGTGGCCGCCGGCGACGGCGTTCCCATTCGGGTCAGCCGCGCCAGCAGCAAGAGCGGTAATGCCGGTTTAGAAGTCGTCGGCTGAAACCCACATGTCGTCGTCTTCGCGGAAGGCCTGCCAGAGGGCGTAACCGACAGCGCTTGCTGCGGCAATGCCAACGCCGAGGGCAATGAGGCCACCCTTGCGCTTCTTCTTCACAGGCTCGATGAGCCCGCGCTGCTCTCCGAAGCCACGCAGCTGGCGTGAAGCCTCGGTCTGTTCCATGCGCTCGAGTGAGCGAACGGTGCCAGCGAGAGCCGCTGCGACAACGGGCGCTGCGGCAACGCGCACGCGATCCGCTGCGCGACGTGCGCAAGCGACGTTCTTCTGCACGAACGGGCGGGCCTGGTCGACGGCCGACTCTACTCGTGGCATGACGTGTTCGTTGCCAAGCTCCTTCGCCTGGCGGCTCGCTTCGCCGAGCACATGCCCAGCGTGACCGAGCACTTCGCGCTGGTGGTCAAGCAGAACCTCTGCCTGGTTACGAAGTTTCTTCAGTTCGCGCCTGCGTTTGCGAGACAGTTGCATCTTGGCCTCCGAATGTTGGTTGCTGTGCTTCAACGGTACACCGAGTGCCCTGGAATTTACTAGCAAATGGCAAGTTTGTGCCCGGTAGACTGGGCAACATGACCATTCCATCGGCAACAGCAACCATTCACACAAACCACGGTGACATCAACCTTGATCTCTTTGGCGATCAGGCTCCGAAGACCGTGAAGAACTTCATCGACCTCGCTGAAAAAGGGTTTTACGACAACCTCATTTTTCACCGCATCATCAAAGAGTTCATGATTCAGGGCGGCTGCCCCCAGGGCACCGGCACCGGTGGCCCCGGCTATACCTTCGACGATGAGATTCACCCCGAGCTCACCTTCGATCGCCCCTACCAGCTCGCAATGGCGAACGCTGGCAAGCGTCCCGACCTCACCGGTCGCCTCGCGGGCACGAACGGCTCACAGTTCTTCATCACCACGATCGCTCCATCATGGCTCAACGGCAACCACACCATCTTCGGTGAGGTCAACGACGACGAGTCGAAGAAGGTCGTTGACGCGATCGAGGGCGTTGCAACCGGCGCTATGGACCGCCCCGTTGAAGACGTCGTGATCACCTCGATCACCATCAAGCAGTAAGTTTCGTCATACTCCATGGGACACAACGTGCCGCAGTTCGGCGAGCGGGCGAGCTACGGCCCGTCTGACGTTTGCTACCGACATAAGAATCGGCCTACTTTTACGCTGTGCCAACGCTGCGGCAATAACATTTGCCCTGATTGCCAGGTGCAGTCGGCCGTCGGTGTGTTGTGCCCCTCGTGCGTGAAGGAGACCTCGCCAGGCGTATCTCGGCGCAGCAAACCTTCACGCACGAAAATCGGTCGGGCATTTACCGACCCCCAAATCCCGGCCGTCACGTACACGATCATGATCCTGTGCGGGCTGGTGTTTCTCGCGCAGCTCACGAGCGATAGCGTCACGAACGCGCTCTGGTACCGGCCCGCGTATTCGACGCCGATGTACTTTGAGCCGTGGCGCATGTTGACGGTCATGTTCACCCACTCAACGAGCAGCTATTACCACCTGCTCGGCAACATGTTTACCCTGTGGATCTTCGGCCGAGAGCTCGAACGCGCGGTCGGCAAGCTCAATTACATCCTGCTCTACGCGATGGCTGGCTGGGGCGGATCGCTGGCCGTTCAACTGTGGGTCTATGTCAACCCAGAAACCATTTTGACGCCTACCGTGGGCGCCTCCGGTGCGATCTTCGGTGTGATGGGTGCGATGTTTGTCGGGCTGCGCTCGGTGAACGTGAACGTGACCTCGCTTGGCGTGCTGC from Leucobacter sp. UCMA 4100 includes:
- a CDS encoding ankyrin repeat domain-containing protein, producing the protein MDLPDDVVAFAHQLFDAARSGDAPFVLSAVKQGISPDLSDASGNTLLMLAAYHGHARLVAELASQGANINQTNDRGQTPLAGAIFKRDEAVISTLLTLGADPDLGSPSARMTAKMFEISLDAYRA
- a CDS encoding siderophore-interacting protein, with the protein product MQFTRERVMHELKRRTLRVTNVTRVAPDYARITVTSPELEGFEAPGPADHIKLIFGEAHGRPIMRDYTPLNFRETAEGYELDIDMVLHETDGPASDWAKEAAPGQLIQQAGPRGSKLAPAGITEMVLVADETAFPAVSRWLEAVSDAVTVHKFFFTVDERMRAYFDDQDDITWFDIDEAPEGILAELRKLTITDTTFAFLAGEAITITPCAAIYAAKPACASTNSTHRATGSVGLQSSTTTSHSTQKTLTSRTESASRPLLVRSKPLVQRREAPHVRQSNVLSLWPRNLGRLRRAH
- a CDS encoding NUDIX hydrolase, encoding MDMRVAAYAVIERQGQILLTHWRRGRMSGWTLPGGGIESGESPEAAAKREVKEETGLDAKIGKLIGVDSRVFSREDVPEGTDPELHTIRIIYRATVKDGPLVNEVDGSSDEARWVPLAEIAELRTLSLVNTALRMAGLRGSSSRRSRGRRRRRSHSGQPRQQQER
- a CDS encoding DNA/RNA helicase, which produces MQLSRKRRRELKKLRNQAEVLLDHQREVLGHAGHVLGEASRQAKELGNEHVMPRVESAVDQARPFVQKNVACARRAADRVRVAAAPVVAAALAGTVRSLERMEQTEASRQLRGFGEQRGLIEPVKKKRKGGLIALGVGIAAASAVGYALWQAFREDDDMWVSADDF
- a CDS encoding peptidylprolyl isomerase, translating into MTIPSATATIHTNHGDINLDLFGDQAPKTVKNFIDLAEKGFYDNLIFHRIIKEFMIQGGCPQGTGTGGPGYTFDDEIHPELTFDRPYQLAMANAGKRPDLTGRLAGTNGSQFFITTIAPSWLNGNHTIFGEVNDDESKKVVDAIEGVATGAMDRPVEDVVITSITIKQ
- a CDS encoding rhomboid family intramembrane serine protease encodes the protein MKETSPGVSRRSKPSRTKIGRAFTDPQIPAVTYTIMILCGLVFLAQLTSDSVTNALWYRPAYSTPMYFEPWRMLTVMFTHSTSSYYHLLGNMFTLWIFGRELERAVGKLNYILLYAMAGWGGSLAVQLWVYVNPETILTPTVGASGAIFGVMGAMFVGLRSVNVNVTSLGVLLAINFAIGLQPGSQISWQAHLGGMLVGAAVMGVLVNFKGPRQRTKRISLLVGLAVLLVALSASYFVVLPLPVA